aaaatttaaagtgtaaATTTTTAGTGAAgcattaattaatatatgGCGTGCTGGTTAAGATGGGTTTAGTTTATTTGTACATTTAGAAATGATTGCACTCAATTGTAACGTTAACGAAATGCAGCTGATCTGGTGGTCACACGCCATTAGCTGGTGGTCGctaaaacaacaagttttcATAATGGTTACCATAGATAGGCGGGAGAGACACACCCGGAAAACCGTAATTCGGTGATTTAAAACGCAAAACTGGTAACAACTtgcaaaaactattttaaacttacctGATCTTTGGTTTCAGCcatttttaattgattaagTTCGGCAGAAATTGACAAAATCTcgataaaataatttgaaaccAGTCTCGTGCAACTCTCTACGCACGTACACGACTAAGAGAAAATCTAGTGTGGCTCAAACACCGATCGCTATAGCGCCTTGTTTGCCGGCGGCAAGATACTTATTTGGGGAGCACGTTTCAAGCGATTTGaacaattaaacacaaattagATGCCTAACGTTTGGGAATTATACGATTAGAACACTGGATCAAAAATACATACAAAACAACTCACTTTGGTTAAATATTCTTAATTCAAAAGAGGGTGCTCAGCGTTCAGCAGCTTGACTTCCAAAACAACAGTGTTTCAAAATTCCTTGCAATTTTAAGCTGACACGACCCTACCGAGTGAAAGAAAAACATTAGACTGATATAGTACACACGTTAGATATATATCAAGCAGAAAAACAGCTGCTATCCGCTTTCAACAGCCTCTATAAGCCGATAATCTTTTGCTACTGAACTAGTTCTCATTACTAATTTAAGTCAAGCCCGCTTTTGTTACTATTgactaaacaaaacaaacgaaTGGCTTTTGTAGCTTGCTATATTGAAATCGATCTGGCAAAGAAAACCGTTTCCCCTAAGGCTTAATTATACATACGAtcaaattaaagaataaattgcCCGCGATATTTTAAACTCGTTAAATAAAACCGAATTGCAGAATCTAAATGAAACTTCTAGCACAGAATATTGCAAACACTTAAAGTTATTGCGCGCTTTTACGATATTCAACCATACTAGCGTGACCACTCGTGTGTGCGTCCACTTTTATGTAATGAGCTTAAACATTAACCCGCCGCTTGCACGCTGGGTATACAACCGACTGCTGACTGTGGGATTTTTCAACTAAACTGGAACCCGGTCGTCGTCTTTATACATTCACTTTAGAATGGGGACACTGGATTGCAGCAGCTTTTCAATGCCGAAGGAAAAAAGTAATCAGTACTTAACATCGCGACGACAGCTAAGTCGAGCGCGCGGAAACAAAATGAGGTTCTGGGTTCTAGAATCGATTCATTGTGACCTCATAAACGATTGACCTTGCTTAACGTGACGACTGATTAAACAGATTGTTACGCAATCAAACGTAATGGAGCAGGTCGCGATTTTGAAGCCGTGTACAAACTGCAGCAGATTGAAATCCCCAGATAAGCAACCTCCCAAACATTCTActccatgttttaaatattcaataaatcaATAATCTGCAATATGTGGCCTTTGTTATATGAAACAGAGTGACCACGTTTGGTGCTTTGTACGTTCGGCTTAATGCGAGTATCCACTGgcttagtagggtgggagaagacgggacacctttagcacataatactcaaaaatcctgatcttgttttaagcAGGTAACAACGGTCCATCGGAGTCGTGTATacggatacggttttataattctttgaatgttcttcgcttactgccaaatgagacaagaaaaaagcatgaaaagatgtcccatctcccccccaacccactatatattagGTTGTGGTAACTTGGTTATAATCAGTTGGGGAAGGTGGTCTATGTTTCCATTTTCCCCCAATTGCTAGTGAACAAACGACATTTACATAATTGGTGGTCGTATATGAGAGCGATAAGACAATGACGTATTCGAGGCGCCAACCTCAAACTCCCACTGTGAATGGAATTTGCGTCGTTATGGTTAAATCGGGTAGCTAAAATAATTTCTATGTGTTAATCTCAGACCATACCAGAATAATCTCAAATTACATTAAAGTTTGCCActttagaaaatatataaaaaaataattttacaaaagtgtTATAGGTGCAGTGGAAATTTCCACCCAtcttttttcaatatttccaCGTTCTGAGGTGTAAAATTCAGATGGGTGGGAATAGTTTACCCTATGGGTGGAACATTTAAGGAAAGTGGTAATTTCCACGTCCAAATTGGAAATTACCACCTTACATCGAACCATTTCCACCCTTACGATTTACAGTGCATCCTCACGGCGactcgttgttaattgtcccAAACACGATTACGAAATATGAGATGTTCTGTGCTAGCATTATCCACCTTACCACACAATACCAGgacaaaataaactgtatacACGCGTTCGAAACTATATGAACTATATCGTAGTTTGTACGTCGTTTCCCAAAATATTTCCCAAAAAAATCGTTCTTTTGCACAACGTATCGTATCATGCTTGTTGCTGGTATGCGACTTTAAGAAGATATACACCATtataaatgtaagtttttgtgTCAACGTATAAGCGATAAGATATATAGAAAAATTCCCttgtttctatatatatataaaacacaaacaacataagatgattttttttatttttttgaatatgaTAACATAggtcaaataaattaaaccaagCGAAGGGATTACCAGTAAATAACCATATATAGTGCTAACATACTATGGGGTAAAAATAGGACCAAAGTAGAGTGATTTGATTTGTTCCTATCATGTCCCCATAGTAGGCCATGTTCATGTAGGTTTGGATCCTATATATTCGCAAGtctttattctatatgggtaatgTCTTAATTACTGCAATCCAATGGACTTTGAATTTAAACCGAGTTGTTTCATTGTCCTAATAATTGCTATAGATTTACTTTGGTCTAATCTTCATTATAATTTTCCCTGAATGGGTTAAACTTATGGTGAGcatagaaattataaaaatgagcTGTAAGATATCTTCTGTTTCGATTCAACCCGTAGATAACCTTCATGTCGTCGTCTGTCAACTTAAAATCAAAGATGTCCATGTTTTCCTTTATCCTCGATGTCGTTACACTTTTAGGAATCACCAGGATATTTCTTTGGATGTTGAAACGCAACGCGACTTGAGCAGGGGTTTTCCCTAACCTGAGAGCAATGTGGTTCAGCTCAGGGTCATCCAGTAGAGGGGACCCGAGAGTACTAACGTTAATCCTTTCAGCTGACCCAAGTGGGCAATACGCCACCACCGCAATGTGTCGGGATTGACACAATTTAACGAGTTTATCATTGTTGAGATAAGGATGACTTTcgatttgattgacagccggtatgacgtcacactcacGTAACAAACGAGACATCTGGAATTCATTAAAGTTGGAAACACCCAACGCGCGTGCTTTTCCAGATTCTAAATATTTCTGCATATTCTTCCacactgtgacgtaatcaaTGCTTAAGTCTTCAACGCTTTTACCATTCTCTATAAGTTCTAGAACTCCAGGTCCGCCATGCATGGTAGGATTTGGAAAATGCTCAAGGTAAAGATCGAAGTAATCGACACCAAGCCGACGTAAAGATTCGTTAAAGCATTCGTCCATAAGCTCAGGTCGACTATAAGCTCGCCATAACTTGCTCACGATAAACAGGTCCTCCCTTTTAACCGTCCCATCCTCTATTTTGTCCCTTATACCATCTCCTACCTCTTTCTCATTGCCGTAAATCCAAGCACAGTCAAAGTGACGATACCCGGCATCAATAGCGACCTTCACAGCTTCTCGAAGTTCGTTGGGTTTCTTTGCTTTAGAGGTGCCCAACCCAACCATTGGCATTTTGACTCCGTTGTTCAACTCTATTATTGGGATTTCCATATTTCTTAAAACAGCAGATGCgactttttacaaaatacaaagcTGTGAattgaaacagaaaataatgtttatatagttatacaataataaaaatgtttgaaatatcCTAAACTTTCCACAGAATCCTTTGCATATTTTGTTCTGCATATAACATGTTACGTTTATTTCACAACCTTAACAAAGCAAGTTCTTCGGCATAAGCTGTACTATCTACAGgagaatgtttataaaactctgTTGAATGCATGAACCCTATGTACACGTCATACACCAATGTTTGCACGCACTCTTGTCTCGTTTTACATTCACGTTATTCAAATAAAGAAATGCCTCTCCGTCTCTTCGGTAAACTGCCTGTAAGTAAACCGGTTTCAGTCAACCGTTAATAAAATTTGCTGAATCAGCGGCCGCACCTATTGTCGCAGGTCGGACGCCGACCCTCACCCAGAACAATTATAGACGTTTACGACACCGAGTTATAGCTTCGAGTGGTCACGGCTGGATTACAAAGCAAACTTATTCAAATCACAATTGAAGATTCTATAGGTACATATATATGCATCTAAAATAAGGGGAGGGCGGATATCTCGCATTTGCGAAGAGTTTTATGGGAATGACCTGCAGACCGAGTTTCCCTGTAATCCTAATTTATGCTTTAACTGTAATCCTAATTTATGCTTTAACCACCAATGAGCCGCGTATGCTGTTAATCGGGTTCGCTCTGCAACACCtcgtaaaataataattgagAAATATTCTCGACAGCTACGGCATACtctgtttaaatgttatactCTATGCACTTGAATATATGATGCAAGCCAACGAGAcaaacattataataataacgCCCAGGTATCGCTTGTGATATACATTTGAAACAAAGGTTAAAATGCCTTTCTGTTGTGCATTAGATagttcaaaaatatataatactctggagaaagatgagacaccttttcgttttattttttcgtcgcATTGGTAGTGAagaaagtattataaaaccgcatcttcacgacttccatggacctttgttattacttaaaatacgatcaggacatttgtgataaaagtgttacgtcttcccccaccccaccataCTTACTTTGTCGCAAAAGTGAATTGTTTTTACGATTTcctaagtttgttttaaaagattttttaagcCAAAGATTATTATTGTGGCCttaaacacaggtgtcctgtttgtaatttattcaaaGCTCCCTTTGCAACTAACGACTTTTATATTCTTAAtgttaactttaatatttcgAAAACAGCTTCtccaaagaaataaaaatattttcaaaaacagGTATTtccaaagaaataaaaacgtgaaaaataaaataaacaaaatagtaAATGGATACGAACTTCACAATGAAACATTACCAGCTATCCAACACACCATCTaggttaaactaaaataacttCATTAAAGGTATCCGATTGCTTAATACAAGCAACTGTCAATTTGCAGTGTGGGGTTTGCTTCTTAAGtacaaaaacaagttacaacactTAGGTTGTTCCCCTGTTTGCAACCCTGTTGGATGTAGGTGCAGGTCAGTGTTACTTGTGTGACAAAATCTACCTTGTTTGCAGGTTTACACATGGGCAACAAACACATGTGTAAAGCACATGTGTAACAAATACATGCATAAAACTGtacaattaatttataatattgttcCTGAAAATACTTCAAAAAGATCCAAGTCTGCACTGATACTACATGGGTCTGATTATGCAAGGAAAGCAGAGAAGACTTTCAATGAAACACCACACCCAATCAACTGTGTGTTTTACTTTCACCTTCCTTTTTATCAAAGAAAGATCTCAGATGAGAATTAATAATATGAACTTTAACCTCGCTCCCTGTAGATCTGTGAATGTGACATTTTAGTTAAACAAAGATGACATTTGctgggtgacttcttatacaccagacacacatgatgatGTATTTACACACCTAATGCTcagtcgagttataacatgggtgactttttatacaccagacacacatggtgtattcatacctcgtgctcactgtcgagttataacatgggtgtcttcttatacaccagatacacatggtgtattcatacaccccgtgctcactgtccagttataacatgggtgacttcttatacaccagacacacatgtccacacaccttatgctcactgttagcATTCATCAACAAAACAACGAACCTGAAACCACAAATCCCACAAACTTTTGACATTTCTCCGTGTTTTTGGCTGAAATGTTTCTTGTACTCCACTTCATATTCAAACGCCATGTTACACACAGAACACACCCATGGTTTGTTTTGTTCATGATACAAACTTAGGTGACTCTTCATTCTCACTGATGTGGCGCAAGAAAACTCACACAAATCACAATTTAACTTGCATGCTGCAGGTTTGctgaaaaataacattttccttttaaattataaaaactttattgacACAAACTAGAGCCAATTCCGACTAATATATTTTGTCCAATTGAGTGGCTTGCCGCAGACCCACACAGTAAATAGATTTGTCACAAGGTACATACATGCCTctttaaagcatttttagtCAAAGTCAGTACTTACAATTTAAGGTTATGAGCAGTTTCCCGATGTTGTCGCAACAATTCCTTAGAAACAGTTTGATGTTTGCATTGTTTATAGTCACAAGTAAAACCAgcaattaataaatgaaagtttctaaaaacaaaatataattcatAGTCATTGGTATAAcggtatgtatatattaacCAATTCCACAAATTAAtaagctatatatattttcacacacaagatttttttaatgcgTTTTAACCGTTCTTATCTGCTTGTAACCTGCAATACATAGATACAGTAGATCAGGTCATTTGATTGTAATACTCTACTGTTACAGCTTACACATATGTTTGTTGCACATGtgaaagtgtaaaaaatgttagaaaagtgtgttttactaaaattgttaaaaaaacaaactaatagAAACATTGATTTTCGAAAATTGCACACAATTTCTATACATGAATCTAGCGAATATATTATCTACCCAACATATGGTGAAACTTACTTGACATGGCTGTTCATATGATCGACAGATCTGGTTGAATAACCACAGTGAGAGCATTGGAACTTTGGTTGGTTCTTATTCTTGCCTAATAACAATGATAGTTTTACCGCAGGCTAATATTTCTTAGATATCAACTCAACTTTATTTTGTGCTGTAAAACAATCCTTTCATGGTATCATAGCAAAACATTAAGAAAAGAATGGAAGGCAATACAATACAGGTCAGGGACTACTCTATAACATGGACAAATATTCTGCACTTAATAACATACATTTATATCTTTGAATACAAtagaaaaatatcattttgattaaaaaagcAGCACGTCAGTCCATAAACACTCTATAGCTAAAAACTATTTATGTCATAAAAATCAATAAGGGTAAAATTTTTGTGACCTTTCGGTGCTGCTATTTTTTTCTCCGGTCATGCCACTTTTTGGGctcgttttataaaaaaaatgcctGTTAGGAATCCACACAACCTCacttttttatccaaaacaaacTTACGTTTGAGTTTTTTTGCCTTCTGTTCAGTCGACCTTTTCAGCTGAGCATTGCTATCTTGGGCTGCATTTTAACATCAATAAACTTATCGTTAACCACggtagtttttgtttttgcacaAACATTTCCACTCAGTCCTGGTGTTTATAAGTTATACAGGTTGCATGGAAACCtccatttttattaattaaaccaattaacaattttgtttaaacttttttagaaataataaaattaattaaaatacacaaagaagttgattatattaaaaaatactgaaaCAAACCgcgtttataaaaaaacgtcTGAAAAACGGGAAAATAAGTTGGGCGATTTAATGATAGTTTTGCAGCAACATCGCGCTGACTAAAcacgttttaaaatacacttaactataatttataaacttacgcattaattagttttacaatatatatatttacaacacGATTCTTACCTCGTTTTCTCTTCAtgattttaaagattttaccCGCCAAAATATCTACAATGCCCTTTattacataaacatcataATTAGTACTTTACGATGTCTATTGTTTGAAATCCACATAGAAAtcaaaaactataaatttaATGGGGAGTAAAAATCCAAATGCTCAGCGCATTTCCCTTTCGTGCAATGAAGAAAGAGTTATTTAAAGCAATCAGACTCTTAGTACTTTAAGTTCTCTTCTGATACATATGTTAGTAATATTTCTCTATTTCATTTCTCGTATAAAGTCATGCTCAGAAAGAATTGACCCATAAGTGTGAGGGAAAATGCGACACCTTTCATCCTAATTTCTCATCCCAgttggtagtaatcaaagatCATTTAAAGAGTATAACCgcatcctcatgactcccatatacctttgttaattatttagaacacgatcaggatatttagatgtgttttgctaaaagtgtcccatcgtaccccacctactatacaatactAAATGACATAGAACTCTAACGCTGGGGTTAATTCTTTTCATGATGACATTCACTATCTAAGAttcttgaatgaatgttacttatatGCTCGCGTTGCTGGGCAACTTCAGTCAAATTTATAACCTGCAGACTAGTGGCAACTCCTGGTTGCTACGGCGAGATGCGAAAACTCCGCTACTTTTATAAATGTGGCCTTGCAACACAAAACAGGCAAAGTGTTTGAcaaatgtaaatgtgtttcTACAAGCGATGGATTGCACGTGCAAAAGATGGGTAAAGCACGGACGAATAAAGAACACGTCTTGACAATGGATACCGCATATGACCATTATAAGTACATAAAGTAGTTACCAAACTCGCAATATCAAAGTGGACAGCAGTTAAAGGACGAACAAATAAATCAAGTTCagtgttttgttcgttttcgGCACCATTGTTATCACAGTGTGACGAAATAACGACTCGAATTTCAAATTTTCGTTTTGGAGCAAAACACCACTAGGTCGGTTTTTAGACCCATTGGCTTTAGGTCTTTGTTGAATAATAAATACTGCAGCTGTTTGGCACTGAGACCGTACGCCGCGAAGAAATGACGTAGATGACTGCTGAATGCTTTCACAGTGGCTACCATTCGAAccatagaaaacaaataaacagagtatgatttttatgtaaaGGTGTACTCCATCGGGTAATGCTCAGCACTACCGCTCCAGGATGGCGTTGGAATTTGATCTTCCTTCGGATAATGCGACGGGCTTACTGGCAACGATCCTGTGGCAGTTGGAAAACATCGTATCAATTCAGGCGACCCTCCTCTTTCGAATAAAGGGTTCGTAAGGTTGCTCTGCTGTGGAATATGCTCGTCTGAAGATAAAGCGTCCAACCCGAAGCCTGGTGCGACCCCCACTATCCCGTGGTTGGCATCAATACGTAAATGCTCCAATTCTTGTACAGGAAGATGGTAACTCGATGTTGGGTGCATGTGGTGAGCAGCTTTGAGTCGGCGTTCCAATCTATTAACACAAACaacgttttaaatatattgcacAAGTTGGGAAAATTAAGCTAAGGTTTTATAAACGTAAAATAGGGAAACTGCAGTAGGATAACTCAGCTGTTATATCTCGGTTGTGAGAACTAACATAGCGGTGTTTGATGATCAAGAAATAATTACTTTGtggtaatattttaatggTTTCATAACGTATTCGGATACATAATACTGTGGGTTAAGATGGAAACCGTTGGGACGAAAATAagccgtgaagatacggttatgTTTCTGTAAacactctttgtttactaccgttTTGCTGTGTGTGACGAAaaaggagaatgaaaataagtcccatcttaccccaccctaatatatacaACACTTTAAAGCAACCCTTACgacaacaaacacaaaaacaccGATTCCTTTCACACTCATATTCCATACACCTGGTgacaacaacataatataaacattgatTCTCAGTTCTCACCTTCTTTGTTGCAGTTGCTGCACGAGACTTTGTTGGCCCAACAACTGGTTGACAGGAAGGCTAGGTTGGCGTTTCGCTTGCTCGGCTGTTGAGGTTCTCGTCATGGATTCGTCAGATGCCACTGAGAACGGGGCGGGACTCGTTCGATTGGCTAGAAGTGGAATTGTATCTCGTCGTTGTTGGGACACGGCTTGAATTCTGCAGAAAATGGAATGCGTTAGTTTACGTTACATgcgtggttactcgtaagaGGATGTGAGGCGACACCGTAAAAACGACTATTGTAAGGAGTTAAATTGGTGTTGATTAATGTTAACTCAAAACTAGGTGTTAGGGGTTTAACAGATATCGGTcctgttaaataataaagttgtttaaaaaacggtAAAAACGTCGATGCCATGGTTTAACATAACTTACTTTTGAAGTGGAACTTCTTTGTCTTCTACTGGTTTCCACGACGACCATTGAAGTTTATCATTATGGTCGCACACTTGTTGAGATTTCTGGAAAGCCAACAGTTGATCTATGGCTGACTTATGTTGGGGGAATCCCCCGGATTCTTGCGTCATCGGCGACGACCAACTGTTGGAGAAATAATATTAGAATGCgaacattgtttaaattcttTGTGAGGTATATAGAACTATTGTGACGCCACACACAAGTTAGCTACTGACCGGATATTCGATAGAAAAATATTCACTCAttaagttacacacgtggtaactcataagccgACACGTAATGTATgaaacattcgtgttataacgacagacGCTTCACGCGAAATTGAACAAGTTAGATCTATTCAACTTAATCTAAATACCTTTCGCTTGCTAGATGTGGCACCTGCAGACTACGACGTCGATACGATGACACGTAAGGTTTGAAATTAATGTGTTGGGTCACGTgatgttgtgacgtcatcgtacGATGATCGTACCCATGACTCGACGATGACGACAATGCGTTCTGTATAATAGAAATgttgttaatgtttaataatcaacaacaataacagcaACATTTGGATGATACGTCTTTCATACTTCAGGCGttctatattctatatggacgGGAAGCACTGCCAGTGGTGTCCGTCCCCACACATGTAATCAGTTAGTGaatcaaaaaaacttacaGGGAAAGCACCGTACTGAACATCCCCCTCCGTGATAACTCCACAATCATTAACGTCTTCCTGTAAACaaattgaaagttttaaaataaccgCAGAgtttaattaacaaaacattCGTATTATAAATCTTCTAGATCTTTTCCACCACGATAACgtaaatcaaattaattaaaacaatgaacaaacgGGACCTTGCATCAAACCAAACTACGGTAAATGTACATGCATCGGTTCAGGCAATAGAGTACCTGTGTGATCGTTGGGAACCCATGGGTCCGTGTGATTCGTTTAAGGTGTTCTGCGATTTGGGTTTCCCCCACCATCAGTAATCCATCGCTGGCTCTTCGGCCTTCACGAAACCCTGAGTTTGTTagaagtttaaatataaaatatattggatatcattttattctattttatattgatGAAGCCCTACAGCGTGGCATGTAATGTGACCTGGGATATAGGAAATTGTGTATGTACGTTCTATTTATATTGGTTAGGTCCAACACCTGGAAAAGAATacaaatagaaataacatacaaCTCACCGGTTGGCGAAACGTCTAGTAGTTGGCGCTGGTTCTCCATGATTCTCGCTTCTGATTGGTCGGTGTGGTGAACAGCGCCCACgcgcgacaaaacaacagtgggtgtgacgtcattgccCGTATTATGCGtcagtgtgacgtcactatacTCATTCTCGTTCCAATCTTGAGGTTCAGAGAAAGCACTGATTGAATTGTCGTGACAGAACCCTGAACTTCCGGTCATAGCCTGGTGACGGAAGATATGACGtaatcaatgacgtcataagcgtaGGGAAAaagtgattatgacgtcaacatACCGAGGGTGACGTGCTTAACGATGTGTCGGATAGTTGCGTCATATTTCCGTTGattgttgtataaaaattgGCAATATCAGGAACAACCAAGGTGTGACGTCTTTCTTTTACTTCGGGTGTGATCTGTTGTGTTAATAGgtgtttatgaataaatgaatgaacgactttattttgtctcttcggtaACGAAGAttgaaaaagtttacaaaagcgaaagaCCGAGTCgtaaacgactgtcgttttgttgttgataCTTTCTCTTGGTTCTTTATACATGTGATCTTCACTATCGTTTtcgaataaataaacaaatgtgaTATGCTATGTTGAAACGGTAAAACGACCGTTCCATCAAGTTAAAGTACTTCTTACTACCACCCCACGAACTCGAAACTCACCATGGCTAATTGTTCATCTGATGTTTCGATGCCTTCGTCTATTGACGTCACAGGGGGAATTCCCTCGGCTCGTATTCTTATGGGATGAGAGGTGGGGTAAGCGGGGGATCTCCCCATTAACCCAGAATTAAACGACCAGGGTTGGTGGGGTAACTTGGGGATGGGGTGATGGAACCTGGGTTTAAGTGGGGGCGACCCAGGTGgtttatatgacgtcacggggTTAATAGAGGTCATGGGGTTATTACAGGTCACCAACGATCTTTTCACTGATGGGAGGTCTGGAATAAACAgcttatgttatttaaaatcgCATTCTGTCAATATAAGATCACCAATTATATATTGATACTGATGGAGAGGGAGAATACATCAATAAGGGTtaacacccattttataataCATGAGTATTCCTGTTGACATAAAAGTATTAATCTAACTCTGAGGTTAGTTGTTTCTAACGACTGTCAatttcccttctctttgttcgAAAAGATGAAAAGTACAAGGTGTTTAGTCGAAATCAACGAAAATGTCAACTTGGTTCATTTACACATGCAACACATATTCACCGTTCAAACCTTCATCGGGTAAGAAAATATCCTTCGTTTGCGTGACGTCAGCATCGTTTTCAGTGATCGTTCCA
This window of the Ciona intestinalis unplaced genomic scaffold, KH HT000079.2, whole genome shotgun sequence genome carries:
- the LOC100184385 gene encoding serine/threonine-protein kinase SIK2 isoform X2; translated protein: MVMAEPRRCPIRIGFYDVIRTIGKGNFAVVKLARHRITKTEVAIKIIEKSHLDQSNLKKIYREIQILKLLRHQHIMKLYQVMETSTTIYLVCEYASHGEVFDFITQEERLPEPKARRMFYQVLSAIEYCHKNNVVHRDLKAENLLLDGNDNIKLADFGFGNFFQSGQNLNTWCGSPPYAAPEVFEGKLYEGPQLDVWSLGIVLYVLVCGTFPFDGSNLATLKERVLAGRFRIPYWMSGDCENLIRRMLVVNPKKRLTINQIKKHKWMQTFAVKAEVTMTKSDTTHLTGGHFPEFNEHVLKLMQGMGIGRSKTLESLRKSSYDHLYAIYHLLVDRLKQHRSSFPTDGKFKFESSQRRPSNIAEHALSNTHQPHVTSDATHKTFNRYHPNLPITSQHGTITENDADVTQTKDIFLPDEDLPSVKRSLVTCNNPMTSINPVTSYKPPGSPPLKPRFHHPIPKLPHQPWSFNSGLMGRSPAYPTSHPIRIRAEGIPPVTSIDEGIETSDEQLAMITPEVKERRHTLVVPDIANFYTTINGNMTQLSDTSLSTSPSAMTGSSGFCHDNSISAFSEPQDWNENEYSDVTLTHNTGNDVTPTVVLSRVGAVHHTDQSEARIMENQRQLLDVSPTGFREGRRASDGLLMVGETQIAEHLKRITRTHGFPTITQEDVNDCGVITEGDVQYGAFPNALSSSSSHGYDHRTMTSQHHVTQHINFKPYVSSYRRRSLQVPHLASESWSSPMTQESGGFPQHKSAIDQLLAFQKSQQVCDHNDKLQWSSWKPVEDKEVPLQKIQAVSQQRRDTIPLLANRTSPAPFSVASDESMTRTSTAEQAKRQPSLPVNQLLGQQSLVQQLQQRRLERRLKAAHHMHPTSSYHLPVQELEHLRIDANHGIVGVAPGFGLDALSSDEHIPQQSNLTNPLFERGGSPELIRCFPTATGSLPVSPSHYPKEDQIPTPSWSGSAEHYPMEYTFT
- the LOC100176557 gene encoding 1,5-anhydro-D-fructose reductase, with the translated sequence MEIPIIELNNGVKMPMVGLGTSKAKKPNELREAVKVAIDAGYRHFDCAWIYGNEKEVGDGIRDKIEDGTVKREDLFIVSKLWRAYSRPELMDECFNESLRRLGVDYFDLYLEHFPNPTMHGGPGVLELIENGKSVEDLSIDYVTVWKNMQKYLESGKARALGVSNFNEFQMSRLLRECDVIPAVNQIESHPYLNNDKLVKLCQSRHIAVVAYCPLGSAERINVSTLGSPLLDDPELNHIALRLGKTPAQVALRFNIQRNILVIPKSVTTSRIKENMDIFDFKLTDDDMKVIYGLNRNRRYLTAHFYNFYAHHKFNPFRENYNED
- the zf(c2h2)-136 gene encoding zinc finger protein (The RefSeq protein has 5 substitutions compared to this genomic sequence); translation: MKRKRAQDSNAELKRSTEQKAKKLKRKNKNQPKFQCSHCGYSTRSFDHMNSHVKNSHLLIAGFTCDYKQCKHQTVSKELLRQHRETAHNLKFKPAACKLNCDLCEFSCATSVRMKSHISLYHEQNKPWVCSVCNMAFEYEVEYKKHFSQKHGEMSKVCGICGFRSTGSEVKVHIINSHLRSFFDKKEGESKAHS
- the LOC100184385 gene encoding serine/threonine-protein kinase SIK2 isoform X1, whose translation is MVMAEPRRCPIRIGFYDVIRTIGKGNFAVVKLARHRITKTEVAIKIIEKSHLDQSNLKKIYREIQILKLLRHQHIMKLYQVMETSTTIYLVCEYASHGEVFDFITQEERLPEPKARRMFYQVLSAIEYCHKNNVVHRDLKAENLLLDGNDNIKLADFGFGNFFQSGQNLNTWCGSPPYAAPEVFEGKLYEGPQLDVWSLGIVLYVLVCGTFPFDGSNLATLKERVLAGRFRIPYWMSGDCENLIRRMLVVNPKKRLTINQIKKHKWMQTFAVKAEVTMTKSDTTHLTGGHFPEFNEHVLKLMQGMGIGRSKTLESLRKSSYDHLYAIYHLLVDRLKQHRSSFPTDGKFKFESSQRRPSNIAEHALSNTHQPHVTSDATHKTFNRYHPNLPITSQHGTITENDADVTQTKDIFLPDEGLNDLPSVKRSLVTCNNPMTSINPVTSYKPPGSPPLKPRFHHPIPKLPHQPWSFNSGLMGRSPAYPTSHPIRIRAEGIPPVTSIDEGIETSDEQLAMITPEVKERRHTLVVPDIANFYTTINGNMTQLSDTSLSTSPSAMTGSSGFCHDNSISAFSEPQDWNENEYSDVTLTHNTGNDVTPTVVLSRVGAVHHTDQSEARIMENQRQLLDVSPTGFREGRRASDGLLMVGETQIAEHLKRITRTHGFPTITQEDVNDCGVITEGDVQYGAFPNALSSSSSHGYDHRTMTSQHHVTQHINFKPYVSSYRRRSLQVPHLASESWSSPMTQESGGFPQHKSAIDQLLAFQKSQQVCDHNDKLQWSSWKPVEDKEVPLQKIQAVSQQRRDTIPLLANRTSPAPFSVASDESMTRTSTAEQAKRQPSLPVNQLLGQQSLVQQLQQRRLERRLKAAHHMHPTSSYHLPVQELEHLRIDANHGIVGVAPGFGLDALSSDEHIPQQSNLTNPLFERGGSPELIRCFPTATGSLPVSPSHYPKEDQIPTPSWSGSAEHYPMEYTFT